The proteins below come from a single Drosophila miranda strain MSH22 chromosome Y unlocalized genomic scaffold, D.miranda_PacBio2.1 Contig_Y1_pilon, whole genome shotgun sequence genomic window:
- the LOC117190365 gene encoding uncharacterized protein LOC117190365, giving the protein MVVTGLKIFGRDHCLNGAGTFLEDLEDHHKFTLELHTNSGIGGYKLMPVEVPSMSFCAAIRTYYRRFIKNSIETGVTLRLWNVWPVPSGTYWIKYVLFDTSDWAAIMPRERIKAKLNLLEKGDQVGGVEIINDETLRTDKINSQ; this is encoded by the coding sequence ATGGTCGTAACCGGTTTGAAAATCTTTGGCCGAGATCACTGCCTCAATGGGGCTGGGACGTTTCTCGAGGACCTCGAGGACCATCACAAATTCACGCTGGAGCTCCACACAAATTCAGGCATTGGGGGATACAAGCTAATGCCTGTGGAGGTCCCCTCAATGTCGTTCTGTGCCGCCATCCGTACCTACTACCGCAGATTTATCAAGAATTCAATTGAAACAGGCGTGACTTTAAGGTTGTGGAATGTGTGGCCGGTTCCCAGCGGTACGTATTGGATAAAATATGTTCTATTCGACACAAGCGACTGGGCCGCCATCATGCCCCGCGAACGGATCAAGGCCAAGTTGAACCTCTTGGAGAAGGGTGACCAGGTCGGCGGGGTTGAGATTATTAACGATGAGACTTTAAGGACGGACAAAATAAATTCTCAATGA
- the LOC117190949 gene encoding uncharacterized protein LOC117190949 produces the protein MPNSQVHREKRPSGEGVQRQRHQLRGREQGAERAASSVPEGPGPAQGVRRAPRRRVVFHTTGLWEAAVKSAKQRLVRGVGNAKLTADELCTHLVEVEALLNSRPIASPGNDPSDGEALTPGHLLIGQPLLSLPPESDHDDRCSRGSFAYLKRSSSSFGRAGPRTTWSACRSVTSGLPKGQTWTLAV, from the exons ATGCCGAATTCTCAG GTTCATCGGGAGAAGAGGCCTTCCGGAGAAGGTGTACAGCGACAACGCCACCAACTTCGTGGGCGCGAGCAAGGTGCTGAACGAGCTGCATCAAGCGTACCAGAGGGACCAGGACCGGCTCAAGGCGTACGCAGAGCGCCAAGGCGTCGAGTGGTGTTTCATACCACCGGATTGTGGGAGGCAGCCGTCAAATCAGCCAAGCAGAGGTTGGTACGCGGAGTGGGCAACGCCAAGCTCACAGCGGACGAGCTGTGCACCCACCTGGTAGAGGTAGAGGCTCTTCTCAACTCCCGGCCAATCGCGTCCCCAGGCAACGATCCCAGCGATGGAGAAGCGCTAACGCCAGGGCACCTGCTGATCGGGCAGCCGCTTCTTTCGCTGCCGCCCGAATCAGATCACGACGACAGATGCAGCAGGGGAAGCTTCGCGTACTTGAAGCGCTCAAGCAGCAGTTTTGGCAGGGCTGGTCCAAGGACTACCTGGTCAGCCTGCAGAAGCGTCACCAGTGGGCTACCAAAGGGCCAGACTTGGACATTGGCTGTCTAG